The Sesamum indicum cultivar Zhongzhi No. 13 linkage group LG6, S_indicum_v1.0, whole genome shotgun sequence genome has a segment encoding these proteins:
- the LOC105164400 gene encoding oleosin 1-like, producing the protein MASIQTRHDPQKQQLSHQVAKTTTAVTLGGSLMVLSGLTLAATVIGLVLATPLLVIFSPVLVPAAITLFLILAGFVTSGGFGAVASFLFYWMYKYATGKHPIGAEQLDRAREKLAHAAHDVKERAEQFGQQHVKGSQGT; encoded by the coding sequence ATGGCCTCGATCCAAACCCGCCATGACCCGCAGAAGCAGCAGCTCTCCCACCAGGTTGCGAAAACCACCACCGCGGTGACCCTTGGCGGCTCCCTCATGGTCCTTTCCGGGCTGACGCTCGCAGCCACCGTGATCGGCCTGGTCTTGGCCACTCCACTGCTCGTGATATTCAGCCCTGTGCTCGTCCCTGCCGCCATAACCCTTTTCTTGATCCTCGCCGGCTTCGTCACCTCCGGAGGTTTTGGCGCCGTCGCCAGCTTTCTTTTCTACTGGATGTACAAATACGCCACTGGGAAGCACCCCATCGGGGCGGAGCAGCTGGACCGCGCACGCGAGAAGCTCGCCCACGCCGCGCATGATGTGAAGGAGAGGGCGGAGCAGTTTGGGCAGCAGCACGTCAAAGGAAGCCAGGGGACTTAA